One window of Fusobacterium polymorphum genomic DNA carries:
- a CDS encoding aminotransferase class I/II-fold pyridoxal phosphate-dependent enzyme, with the protein MQKEKIIQELEELKNDNRLRTIKTNDKSLYNFSSNDYLGLAHDKDLLQKFYQNYSFDNYKLSSSSSRLIDGSYLTVMRLEKKVEEIYGKPCLVFNSGFDANSSVIETFFDKKSLIITDRLNHASIYEGCINSRAKILRYNHLDVSALEKLLKKYSKDYDDILVVTETVYSMDGDCAEIKKICDLKDEYKFNLMVDEAHSYGVYGYGIAYNEKLVDKIDFLVIPLGKAGASVGAYVICDEVYKNYLINKSKKFIYSTALPPVNNLWNLFILENLVNFQDRIEKFQELVTFSLSTLKKLNLKTKSTSHIISIIIGDNLNTVNLSNNLKELGYLAYAIKEPTVPKDTARLRISLTADMKKEDIEKFFKALKAEMKKIGVI; encoded by the coding sequence ATGCAAAAAGAAAAAATTATACAAGAACTTGAAGAATTAAAAAATGATAATAGACTTAGAACTATAAAGACTAATGATAAAAGTCTTTATAATTTTTCTTCTAATGATTATTTAGGTTTAGCACATGATAAAGATTTGTTACAAAAATTTTATCAAAATTATAGTTTTGATAATTACAAACTATCTTCATCTTCATCAAGATTGATTGATGGTTCATATTTAACAGTTATGAGATTAGAAAAAAAGGTTGAGGAAATTTATGGAAAGCCTTGCCTTGTTTTTAATTCAGGTTTTGATGCTAATTCATCAGTAATAGAGACTTTTTTTGATAAAAAATCTTTAATAATAACTGATAGATTAAATCATGCAAGTATCTATGAGGGCTGTATCAATTCGAGAGCTAAAATTTTAAGATATAATCATTTAGATGTCAGTGCCTTAGAAAAGTTATTAAAAAAATATTCAAAGGATTATGATGATATATTAGTTGTAACTGAAACAGTATATAGTATGGATGGAGATTGTGCGGAGATTAAAAAAATCTGTGATTTAAAAGATGAATATAAGTTTAATTTAATGGTAGATGAAGCACATTCTTATGGTGTTTATGGCTATGGTATAGCTTACAATGAAAAATTAGTTGATAAAATAGATTTTTTAGTTATTCCATTGGGTAAAGCAGGAGCTTCTGTTGGAGCTTATGTTATCTGTGATGAAGTCTATAAGAATTATTTAATAAATAAGAGTAAGAAATTTATTTATTCTACGGCACTTCCACCTGTGAATAATCTATGGAATTTATTTATTTTAGAAAATTTAGTAAATTTTCAAGATAGAATAGAAAAGTTTCAAGAATTGGTTACCTTTTCTTTGAGTACACTAAAAAAATTGAATTTAAAAACTAAGTCAACAAGTCATATAATAAGTATTATTATTGGAGATAATCTAAATACAGTCAATCTTTCCAATAATTTAAAAGAGCTGGGTTATTTAGCTTATGCAATAAAAGAACCAACAGTTCCAAAAGATACTGCAAGACTTAGAATAAGCTTAACAGCTGATATGAAAAAAGAAGATATAGAAAAGTTTTTTAAGGCTTTAAAAGCAGAAATGAAAAAAATAGGTGTGATATAG
- a CDS encoding pimeloyl-ACP methyl esterase BioG family protein — MSKIYFFNGWGMDKNLLKPVKNSTEYDIEIIDFPYDIDKNSIDREDIFIGYSFGVYYLNKFLSESRDLKYKKSMGINGLPETIGKFGINEKMFNITLNTLNEENLEKFLINMDIDDSFCKSDKSFDKIKNELQFFKDNYKIIDNHIDFYYIGKNDRIIPANRLEKYCQNYNLAYKLLECGHYPFSYFTNFKDILDI, encoded by the coding sequence ATGTCTAAAATATATTTTTTTAATGGTTGGGGTATGGATAAAAATCTTTTAAAACCAGTTAAAAATTCAACTGAATATGATATAGAAATTATAGATTTTCCTTATGATATTGATAAAAATTCTATTGATAGAGAGGATATTTTTATAGGATATTCTTTTGGTGTATATTATTTGAATAAGTTTTTATCAGAAAGTAGAGATTTAAAATATAAAAAATCTATGGGAATTAATGGACTTCCAGAAACTATTGGAAAGTTTGGAATTAATGAAAAGATGTTCAATATAACTCTTAATACCTTAAATGAAGAAAATTTAGAAAAATTTTTGATAAATATGGATATTGATGATAGTTTTTGTAAATCAGATAAATCTTTTGATAAAATAAAAAATGAATTACAATTTTTTAAAGATAACTATAAAATAATCGATAATCATATTGATTTTTACTATATAGGGAAAAATGATAGAATAATCCCAGCTAATAGATTGGAGAAATATTGTCAAAATTATAATTTAGCCTATAAATTATTAGAATGTGGACATTATCCTTTTTCATATTTTACAAACTTTAAAGATATTTTGGACATATAG